TCATTTCAAAATCCATTTCTTCCCTCCTTTACATGACCCACTCTTCTCTCCACTATCACAAAAAGAAAAGTAAAGTATAATCCTTACcgataaaagaaagaaaagaaaattttctttGGCCTTCTTCCACCACTATCTCTCTCCACCATTGATTAATTTAAGAACATACCCGAGAGAGCTTTGACAACCTAAGAAAAAGctttgaatttttctttttttcctttctatCCTTTTCTTTTCGAGGGTGATGACATTACATCTTTTGGACGAAGCAAAATTAGAAGAGTGAAGAAACAGTGAAAAGGCCAACTTATGGCATCTGACTTTGATACCAATTGTCAAAAAGTAAGGGGATGAACAAGGGTTTTAGATCACTCTCAAGACTTGAGTAAGAACTAAGAACTTACCTGAAGAGGTGGGGTATGTAAGATGGGAAGTGGAGTTACGAATTGACATGAGCAAGTGTTCTTCTTGGTTGGCCGGCTGTGTGGGTAGGTGAGTGTGTGGATCTACTGATTTTGGGCATTTGGTTCAGGTTTGATGGCAGAAGAGTTATCTGTTTGTGTATGGTAAATCGCGCTCGCAAGTGATATGGGCATTATACAAAGGGCCTTGGATTGAAGGAACTGCATCGCAGCTCCAACATCTTCTTCAATGAGCTTTGCTACTTGATGTTCTGTACCATCAGTTGACCACTTCTCCCATGCTTGTCTATTGCTTCCGCCATCACTAGCCTCCCCCTAAAATAGCACAGAGAAATGCACTAGTGGTTACTTGGAAAGAAGAAAACGTGAAAGATGTGCACACTACATAAGAACCAAGGATTGAATAACACAATCGATGCATATACTAGACAATTCATAACTGTGATCCACAAATATATTAAAAGAATATTCTTAAATGTAAGCTCAAGATCCTTCCTGTTTATTCACCTCAACTGATGAAAGTGGGGTGTCAGCAACAAGTTGGGCCACTGCACCAGCTCCTCCTAATCTGCTCATGCTCAGGACCTGTTAATTTCATAAGAGAATGTGGTAAGAACACAATTAAGCTTCTTCAGGTAAGAAaattatttaagtttcttttggTAGGAATATTCCTTGTTAACTTAAGACAGGAAGAGACAATTTTGAATTTTCCATAAGTTGAAAGTTCAGGCTTCAGACTTCTCTGGTTCAACTAGGAACATTTAACCAGATAACTTTTATCTCGAAACTGCCAAAGATTTTTTGACAACATGACAAACTTCACTGACGTGTATACATGAAAATGGCAAGTGACTAGCAAATCCATCATATTGATATTATCTTGCTACAATGCTAGGTCAGATGCATAAGCTCTTTTGTGCAAATTAGAATGAGGGAATATAGTGAAAGTGACAAAGACAAATTGACGGGATGCCTCCTCCATAGTTGAAAAAAGAACAAGAGCCTTCGCAAAGACTTGTTTGAACCATGTACAGAAATGAGCCCATACTAGGAGGAACATAACGAAGAAGATGCTCTTTTATAATATTCCCTCCGTTTCGGGGAAACAGACACTTTCACTTTTCGATTTGGCCCATCTTTTAagcaaaaatgaaaaagtgaaggtATCACTTTCcctgaaacggaggtagtataacTTTTAAACTCAAAGGGATGACAGATTTACCTTCACTTGCAGCCTTAAGAACTTGACATAATCCACAATTTCATCAAGCATAGCTGCTCTATCCGTCTGCAGAATAACACACACGACGTAACTCCtaagaattgaaaaaaaaaaaagtaaaataaaattattgTACAAGTTGAATGACCGAAAAATTAACTTATAGTTAGTTTTTATTTGGGCTCCACGGAAAAACTAACGGTAAAATGTAAGGATATGTCGATCTAAGCAGGTGAAAGGATGCTACTCCATTATAGAATAGATCCTCGCCAACCACTATATGTATATTCAGAAGGCTGATAACCACACTATTCCTGTCAGAAAGACTGGTACGCATATATATATCTGGTACTCACCCACATGCATCAATACAACTTTAGCTTTaaggaaagatgtgatagtctatTACGATAATTTCCTTGATACATGAGGAAGTGGCCAAATTGGTTTGGTGAAAAGGAAAGAACATGGGCTTAAATGCAATATGCACAAATTGAGGGTTAGTGCCTATATACCCATCAGTTGGCAATTTTCAGCACAAACATTAAGAGATGCATTTGATCATAGGACAAGATATTATAGTCATAAACCACAGGGGGGTAGATGATCGCATTCGGTAGGAGGAGTTACCTTGTTGGAACTAGGAACCAGCTCTTGCAAAGCCTTCATTCTTTCAGCTATTCTTTCTCTTCGTAACTGCAACGAAGAAGAAAACCAGACTCTTTATGCAATGCGAATAGAACCCAGAGCTAACTATAACATACACGAGATGTTTGTAAAAACCGATGTCAATGGGGAAAAGATGTCATCAATGACAAAAGAGTTGGAAACACGGTAGTTACATCTATAAACCAAAATATTAAGGTAGCTAGGTAGATCCACATTGATTTGTTAGTCCAAGTTTCTAACAGTTGTTTACCCGCTCTGCTATACTGTGGGGATCAGTGGCTTGTCCTCTTCTAGCTCGCACTCTTGGTCGAATTGCAGGTGGATGTTGTACAGTACCTGCAGCACCTGGTGTAGGTTGCCCGTGGAAAGGCTGctgcaaaaatgtaaaaatacatCCAACctcagaaaaatagacatcacaGTTTCTTGCATTGAGGACAGAATTTGAAGTCCAAATTATAACTTTATAGCAAGTAGATCAAGGGTGCAACTATTTCCACAAAAACAGCAAATTGCACCATGTTACAACATGACTTTGCAACTGATGTCACATTTGAATCTGATCACCAGCTAATGCAACCAAAGCTTATACATGCCAAATTGGGTTAATCCTAGTATCAGCTAATGTGGTTCAGGAAGAAAATCAATGAAATTCTGTAGCTCAATAAGGACAATTGGCCAAGAAACAGTCAGCTTCCTTCAACCAAATTGACATCAATTACCCTTACAGGCGGTAATAATACCAATCGAACAATCGCCCGTGTGAATCCTTGTATGGACCCACTCTTcgacaaatcttcacaagtctcattTCATTAACATAGGATTGCATTACTAATTACACTACAATTCAAGATAATCACTTACTTTCCTTGCATAAACAAAGATTATCTTGTTCATTGAAATACTTTCAACTAAATAATTAAAACACTTTATgaataaaacaaaaattaaatagATAGTATAAAAAATTATTTGGTGGGACCCAACCTGATGAACCTGATGGGATTGTAGCGTAGGTCTCACAGAATgtcgttgttgctgctgctgctgtacaTGATGTCCTCCAAATGCACTGGGAAATAAATTTGACATATGAGCTGAATTTCCTAGCCCTCCTCCTCTGTTATCCTGATTCAGGACCACCATTGAAACAAAAAACGATATAATTCATCTGAAATTTGTCACAAAACCGTTTTTTCCCGAAATACCATAAACGAGGTTGATGAAGTAAAGAAGTAAACAAGGAAACAAAATCTAGTGAAGTAATTAATTACTTacattagaagaagatgaagcatgtCCCATTCCTGAAGTTGTTGATGATTCTTCATTTAGCTTCATGAAACTAGTACTACTAGTTTTCCCTAAAGATTGttctaaacctaaacctaatggAAACAGATTtccttgttgctgctgttgttgatgaTAAATATTACTATTCCCAGAGTTGAGTTGTAAAAGCatagatgaagatggtggtggtggtgttcccGCCAAATTTCCAACATTTGTAGTTAAACCTGAAGAATCATGACGCTGGTGTTGGTGATGGTGGTTTCCAGGGTAAGATGGAATGGCCAAGATCTGTTCAAAGAAATCATCTGTTAATCCTTCTGGATGAttttgttgatgattctgatgatgatTATGGTGGTGGTTACTATTAGCCATGACTACTACTGGATTGAGAAAGTGAAAAACAAGAAATGATGCTAGGGTTTTTTAAGGACTGAGTATCTATGCACTGTAAGAGAGAAGGTTCTTGAGAAAACCCAAAAGCGTCCGTAAAACGGGTTACAGATCCGTCACCCGATAAACCGGAGTGGATTTTGAAGTTCTGTGAGAGTGTTTTTCGTTTTACTTATACAAAAAGAGAACAGAAAAATGAGAGGCGAGGGAGGGAGAGAGATGAAGAGACTGTACTATGGAGAGAGAGAGATGGTTTGGTGCTTGGAAAGAAACTATCTACTTTCACTTTGTTATACATCTCGTTTCTTGGGcttccagagagagagagagagagagaggagagtTTAGAGTAAGTGAGAACTGAATTGATTCAAGGGggaactttttttgtttttttgtttttcatcatcatcgtcatcataaTCAAATACTCGCAATGTCATATATCACCAAGAATGCTTACGCCAagcaccatggaattgagttcCATGTAAATAGTGTCAAACGGAAACTCAGttttcgttttttctttttccaattctttttccaTTGGAATATATTTGTATAGGTAAAGAAAGATAAacgcggggtataacaaccacacccaatatttcgttcgacaatctgtatggactaaactccaatataattccgataggaccaacttaaaagcgaaactcaatcaagaaagatatcaaagagctttgtCTCTTTCACAATAAAATCAGTAAaccaactagatagaaatccgtgagactgattgatatgagaataactcggatggtaccaaagaccaatgtccgagagtcaatcaagttatatccaacaaacaaggtcggatttatcaactgtgattgaactacgcacaacctgtgatatttcaactcgTACAAACGTGTTATTCCCCAGATTTCACAAGGTAATGACTTGCATGATGTTCATTTAGATATAAAAGAGCAACCGACGTATCTGATTataatttttcgtgggttgtagtaatgaggttcaaactctcggacttgtgaaggataattttttaaacttaataaaaaagataaatatatacaataaaaatattaacactggtgcgagaaactgggactaaagattcggccatttttcattttcaagtggttcagaatttaattctaggcgattatagttcaaaacaaaacaaatattaactctattctttgccaaagtagattctataaaatattacttgtattttatgagcatggcgcatcaagaatccctaagactaaacatgctccatcaaataaaatcacaaataattaattaaaatcttaattcaattaaaattggtgcaaaaagtaaataaagaattaatttaatttaccacatggatgaa
Above is a genomic segment from Papaver somniferum cultivar HN1 chromosome 10, ASM357369v1, whole genome shotgun sequence containing:
- the LOC113318872 gene encoding transcription factor UNE12-like; translation: MANSNHHHNHHQNHQQNHPEGLTDDFFEQILAIPSYPGNHHHQHQRHDSSGLTTNVGNLAGTPPPPSSSMLLQLNSGNSNIYHQQQQQQGNLFPLGLGLEQSLGKTSSTSFMKLNEESSTTSGMGHASSSSNDNRGGGLGNSAHMSNLFPSAFGGHHVQQQQQQRHSVRPTLQSHQVHQQPFHGQPTPGAAGTVQHPPAIRPRVRARRGQATDPHSIAERLRRERIAERMKALQELVPSSNKTDRAAMLDEIVDYVKFLRLQVKVLSMSRLGGAGAVAQLVADTPLSSVEGEASDGGSNRQAWEKWSTDGTEHQVAKLIEEDVGAAMQFLQSKALCIMPISLASAIYHTQTDNSSAIKPEPNAQNQ